The Frondihabitans australicus genome includes a region encoding these proteins:
- a CDS encoding response regulator transcription factor, whose translation MNADARGAGARPTLLLIEDDPGLGPLIEEVLSEVYDVTRHVDGREGLVAGLDGDFDVLVVDRRLPSIEGLGIVERLRRGRVTSPILMLTALGTVADRVDGLDAGADDYLVKPFEFDELLARLRALTRTFSASGSTLPIGSWRFAPEEHVLTSPYGDHVVLTERESGVLAVLAREPERTFSREHLLRVAFPAGEKPGTVDTYVHYLRRKTEKEIVLTMRGRGYRLGSL comes from the coding sequence ATGAACGCTGACGCGAGGGGCGCAGGAGCCCGGCCGACGCTTCTTCTCATCGAAGACGACCCCGGCCTCGGCCCCCTCATCGAGGAGGTGCTGTCGGAGGTGTACGACGTCACGCGCCACGTCGACGGCCGCGAGGGGCTCGTCGCCGGTCTCGACGGCGACTTCGACGTGCTCGTGGTCGACCGGCGCCTGCCGTCGATCGAGGGGCTCGGCATCGTCGAGAGGCTCCGTCGCGGTCGGGTGACGTCTCCGATCCTGATGCTCACGGCCCTCGGCACCGTCGCCGACCGCGTCGACGGTCTCGACGCCGGCGCCGACGACTACCTGGTCAAGCCGTTCGAGTTCGACGAGCTCCTCGCGCGCCTTCGAGCCCTCACCCGCACGTTCAGCGCCTCCGGGTCGACGCTGCCCATCGGCTCCTGGCGCTTCGCACCGGAGGAGCACGTGCTCACCTCCCCCTACGGCGACCACGTCGTGCTCACAGAGCGCGAGTCGGGCGTGTTGGCGGTACTCGCCCGCGAGCCCGAGCGGACCTTCTCGCGCGAGCACCTGCTGCGCGTGGCCTTCCCCGCCGGCGAGAAGCCCGGCACGGTCGACACCTACGTCCACTACCTGCGTCGCAAGACCGAGAAGGAGATCGTGCTCACCATGCGCGGGCGCGGCTACCGGCTGGGGTCGCTGTGA